Sequence from the Kogia breviceps isolate mKogBre1 chromosome X, mKogBre1 haplotype 1, whole genome shotgun sequence genome:
AAAAGGGTAGGAAAATCTTACCAATAAGCAGTAATATTAAATTCAACATCATAGAGAATGACAGCAATATTGTACAGTTAGTTTCATTAAGATTCCTaccttatttttatattagaacTTAATAGAGAAGGGAACTTGTTTATTAGGCCAATCACTAAGACTTTCTGAAGAAgggatatttttctaatttaaaaactgCAATTTGAGGaacatttggaaaacagaaaagatttAAGTAGCAGATAAGAGTAACTTACCCATTATCCTTTAACCCGCTAGCAAATACTACAGTTTGACATATGTCTGTTTGAATGTTGTGGCACGGTTATACTTTCATGTACTCCACCATATGGATATATCTGGGGAGGTTCTGACAAATACCTACTGAgtcggccaaaaagttcgttcaggatTTTCCCTAACatgaaaaacctgaacgaactttttggccaagccaatacaAGGAGGCTCATGGGAAACGGATGCAAGCATGTCTGATGAGTTGCTCTTTTTTTCCCAGGAATTTTTCCTGCAGTGAACATCTGAGGTCAGGATGCTGTTCTTTATGGCCTCTTTCCCACTCACCCCATTATTAGACAGCATTCAGGTGTTACTGCATGCACTTCACTCCTCTGCCTGTGGGTACTTTGTTTCAAAATACTAGTCAGTGTGACTCCCCACTtttgggaggaggggctggggacttGTCCCAGATGGTTTGTCTACCACTGGCTCTGTGTCAGAAAGAAGTGTTTTAACCCCTTTTTGTCACCTCCCATGGGAGAATAAATGATGGGCAGTGCTGAGACGTGATCAAAGCTTATCTACCGTGGGCTCCATATGCAGGTCCCTCTCCGTTCCTCAGAAGTAACAACAGTGTTACTATTTCTGACAAAGATGTATCACAGGAACATCACAAGCACTAACTCTTTTACTTGCAATTGGTAGAGTTTTAAGAATGGTCCATGCTTTTTAAAGTTCACTTGCTTCTTGAGTGAGGAAAAATCAATAATTATAAGGCAGGTTTTTAGGGGCCTTCAGGACTACAAAGGGGAGCATAAACAAGGGTCTTCCAGAACACTGAGGGTAATTAGCAGAAACTCTTAGTATGAACTCAGTAAATGAAGGACCTAAATCACCAACTGAAACTTTGCCATCCAGGGGGGTCTGTCAGGATAGTTTAGTATGGTATCGAGTTGTCCTTGGTGTGATACCCTCCTTTAAGAATAAAATGTCCATCCTGCCCAGAGAAGTAGAGGGCAGAGGTAACATTTTCTGTAACTAAACACTACGTGGAGTTAGAGGGTGTAGCTAGATGTGTATTAAATTGGCAATGATTTAGGAATGGGAAAACAtacaaagcaaatactgtatattttctcAGATTGATTTGTTTTTTCACTACCTCAggacatattttacttttaagttcACATGTGAAAATATACGATAAAGAAGTATTGATCACTTACATTTTATAGAATTCGAAATACTGGCTTAACACAACTAGAAAGTACTAAATATCTTGTTATATTGGTATTAGAGTTGTTCTTTCAAaggcccagcttccccctccttcATCCTCCAGATGATAGGGATGGTGGCCCAGAAGCTAATATGACAACATACCTTCTGAAATACCTCATTTCCTTGGCCTGAGAATTTCTTTAGAGTTTAAGTCATCTTAAAATCATCtctaaccaccagggaagtatgCTGAGCATACATTATTGGGTTCTAAGACTGGCTGGCTCTATCATTATTATGATAATAGAGGATTTAAGTAGAGAAATACAGGAACATACACACTTAAATTTCCCAGAGACTTTGTTCTGAAATCTGCTACAGTTGGTACTGATTTGATAGGAAATGCTTTTAACTGCTTTCCCACTTTGAAGAACTAGATGGGATCCTGACAGTGTGATGACACATATTCTACGAGGAGCAAAAATTGATCCTGTATTATTGCTTGGTATGATTCTTCCTCCTATAACACCATATTCCTACTGGCACAAGAATAGCTGAGCTGACATTTGTTTAGTCAGCCTATCATTTCCCCCCATTTTCCTCTGGCTACTATTGTAGCTTAACTGAAGAAAAGAATGCAgtaataaaaatggagaaaatgggaCTGAATTTCCTTCCCCAAAAGGGAAGAGTACCAGAGGTGTTTAGACAgcatggaggaggaagagagaaaagtaagGCATGCCGGTATGTAAAGGATACCATCTGTGCTTGCTTCTACCCGAGCCCTCTCCATGGGCTTGGGCCATTCAGTGGTTAGGCACAGGCTGGTTACTTGAGGTAGCAGCCGACTGAGGGTGTGGACCTCCATTTGGAGGTTGGGGTAATCAAGTTTATTTGTTTAGCGTAGGCACTGAAAGACTCATTCTTGTCAACCAAACCCCTACTAAAATTAATACCATCTCAGTAAAGTGGAATAAtcgtttaatgaatatttattcaatacAAGACCATACCAGGCTACAgtgccagaaaaaaattttttttgataatttaaaattccCAATTTGCTTACCGGTTACAGTGTTGTAGTATACAGTGGTCCTCACAGGGTTTTCCTTTGAcatctagaagaaatgaatgagtCTGATGGCTGTTGAGTCAATATTTACTACCACTGTCCAGTACTTTCTTTGGTTCATAGAGGTAGTTAATTATGAAGGGTGGACACATACATCACTGGTATCCCTTCATTACACAAAGAGATATACCTAAAGGCTTACCATAAAGTATTTAAAGATATCTGGTCCAGATGGAATCATTCATTCAATGTTAAAATGATGATTAACTCTTTGCGCCACCTTTTTTTATCCTCACTTTAAAATGAGTACAATCATTATTTCTATTAGGAAAAAAGTGTTTAGTAATGTATTCTTTATCTAATTTAGTAGCATGTTTTGTTGGTCTATTTTAGAGGGACGGACTCATCCTGGTTCACCCAGGACTGTCCTGATCTTAGCACTGAAAGTAATGGATTCTGGAAAACACCTCAATCCAGGGTAAACCGGATGGTTGGTTACACTAAGTCTGGCTAATAAAACGTATGctattgtaaaatatttcaatattgtaAAAGATGAGTACATCTATTATCCCTAAATGAATGGGAGGAATTTGGGTTAGAGGAGGGTCCCCAACGATGGTCTCATCACTGATATTTGCTGGGTACACAAAGCTGTACAACAGGATACCTACTTCTAAGTGGCAAATGTGTAATACCAGCGATTTCCTTTAAGTAAAACTGTTAGATTCTGCTTTCTAAATGCCTCTACTCTACCCCAccctcttctctccatccctaTGCCTCTACCTTAATTTAGACTGTTTCCATTTAAATCAGTTTATGTATCACCTCTTCTTGGAGGACTGAGCCCCTCAAATCCCTTTAGGCACTCATGGAGATTGCAATCCAGCACCTGCCTCCCTCGGGGATCTCACCTTAGTCTAGCATCTTCCCGCAAGCAACCCACACTCGTGAACTCACACTGCACTCACCCTAACCAGCATACACTCTGCTGTTTTCCACGTCTTTGCAAATGCCATTCCCTTGGCCTACAGGGGAACAGAGAGATCCAGTTCCTTCTGACGTGGGGAGGAAGCGCTGGGGAGGGCGCCTGTGGCTTATAATCTGTCATCATAGTCCCTATACTGACAGACAAATTGGGCCCAGAGGAGACTGACATCATTCTCCACTTACCCGCTTTGTACCCGCCAGTGAAGTAAGGATCCACAAGCAATGGCACCGCGGGCTCCGCAGCCAAGGCGGCCTCAGGGGTCTTGGGCTCGGTAGCCATGGCGACTTCAGGTGCTGCAAACCCCGCCCCCTGGGGACCTGTACTCTTCCTCCCCTTGCCACGGAGGAAGGTGTCTTTCTGGCCTGTAGCCCGGGACACGCGCTGTGCGCACGCGCGCTGCTCCCCAGGTTCCGCAGGCTCCACCCACCGGTGCCACTCACTGAGCTTTGCGGTATGACGTCAAAGCGGGGCTCAAACACAATAGGCTAGTCATTAGGAGGTAGGAATAGCGGGCAGCGGCCAGCGCCGCTCCTCCCAAATCTTTGCGGGGTGACAAAGCAGGCAGGCTATGGCCCCTCGGACTCTCGGCGTCACTCCTGCGCCGCTCGGCGGGTGTCGGGGTATCTTCGCTTGGGAGTACGTGTTTCGCCGGTCGCCTCTCCGCCCGGCTTCAGCCACTACCGGAGGTGGTCGAGCGGCCCAGCTGCTCGGAGACCCAGTGCGCGTCGCGAGAGCTCAGACAGAAGCAGCGGACTGGGAGAGGCCCGTGCGCAGCCCTGGGCGGACGCAGCGCTGTTTGTGGGTCCTCATAGCACGGCGTAGGTGAGCGTTCGAGGGACCTAGCTGGGGCGGGGGCACGTTAATGGGCCCTGTCCATCAGAGGGTTTCCTGATGAAGGGGACCCTCTAGCGCCCAACCGCTGCCGGCTGCCGGGCTGGGAGTGAAGTAGGGCTTGACCACCTCTGCCCTCCTTGAATCCTCTTTCTGCAGACTTGCCGCCTGCTGCACCCGCGGCCATCAATGGGCTCAGCGCGGCGCGGCAGGAGGGGGAATGACATGCTGCTCCCCCAGCTGCACACTTACCCAGTCTCCGGATTCCTTGCTGTTGTGGACAATACCGCCGAACCAAGTAATGCACCAATTAAAGCGCAACAATGCATGATAGAAGGTGACGGTAGTAGAGAGAAGTTCAGGTACTGTGCTGAGAGTCCCTTCTCGCATCTGCAGCTTTTCCTTGGAGATGTTGTCCCTGTGCATTTCCATGTAACGTGGTATCTTATGTGGCCCTCTCCCCCGTTAAGCTGCGACCACTGAGGAGGCAGTGACTGTCAGTCATTTCTTGTCTAGACTAGCATTTGGCAAGTGCTCCTTCGGTATTTGATGTAGGCCACAAACAGTTTCGTAGGATTATGTACTATGTAAAGGATTCAAACCATACACTGACAGGCAGGGCAGTAACCAGTGAATAATTTACTGTGAaagtgtggacaaaagggaagcAGACACAGTTTCAGTTTGGAGGACAGAGAAAGTAGGAATGCCATGTCCCCAGAGGGTAAAGTAGTTTGGTGGAGAATAGCAGGTACTTCATTTAACAGGTTGCATTTGATTGCTTTTGAGAAATCCTTGTGGTGACAGCAGGAGGTTGAGAATGTGAGTTTACTGTTCAGTTTAGGGAGGGTCAGGGCTAGACGTTTAGACCTACTAAGCATATTAGTGAACTGTTTGGTACTTGTGGTCATGGGCATGATAATTAGCCAAGAGGTGGATTgttgaaggagcaagggaagAAAATAGAGGAGTTGCAGAAATTTCAGAGAGGATCCAGAATTGATCTACGGTGTGGAGAGATCTTTAGCGCATTTAAGGGCTGAGAAAGGATGAGTCATTTGAGGGCAGGGGAGTTTGGAGATGGCAGATGTAATAGAAAGGGTTCTGATAAGCCAAGGTCCTGGGGGGAGTTTGGAGGATTCTCCTTTGCTGGTCTTAAAAAAGAGTAGGACACTTCTGAGAAGGTACGGGAATAAGGATGATAGGTGTGAAATTGTAGAGAAGTTCATTTTGAGGCTGGaagggttggggaggagggagatgaaTGATGAGCTGCCCTTGTGTCACCAAGTCTAAACTCGTGCTGCTCACCATACGACAGGCCAATAATCGATAGACGAGTTGCTGGGGCAAGGAATAAGGACGTTTTACGGAAAGCCAGCAAAACAAGATGGTGAGCTCATgcccccaaagaaccatcttgcctgaggtAGACTTcaagcttcttttatactaaaaggggagggagtaaagtcaaacatttcctggttcccatcagcctccAGAGGGGTATGTgtgaatttcttcctccctgcagtcattcacaggtgggcctggtcaggtgGTTTCTTGTGAGCTAAACAAAAGTATTTtggcttaatgctcattacctgggagtcAGGGTTCTGAGAGTTGGGTGatgatgtataatttaagcttataggctgcatccctttagtgattaacttgtaatagaataccaaaggttcttccctattacacgtGGCTGGTGATTTTGAAAGCTCAGTGATTTGAGAGCTCAGGTTGTTTGATATGTTTGTCAGTCAGGGTCCAGTCAGGAAAGTAGAAACCACATAATATTTCAACAGAATTTAAAACGAAGAATTGGTTAAGTAGCTGCTGGAGGAACAAAAAGCCAAAGGGAGCAGTGAAGTAACTAAACAAGTAAACTGATGGAAAAAGTTACAACGCTTAGCTAGGTGTGAGGATCAAAACAAGGGAAGCCATTGGGTTATCATGGCCTAACCTTGGAGGAGAGACATTGTAAAGCTGGTGTTGATAATTCTGGAATTCGGAGGAAGAGATCCAAGTTAGTAGATTTCAGGCACCTGCCTGGTTAGTGCTGGTTGCTCTGGGGTGGTTGTTATCACGCTGCTCATGGGAGTGCTAGAGGCTGGGACGACGGGCCCCTGGAAGGATGAAGGCCCATTGCTGGGGCGATATGGACAGAAACAGCAAGGTAACAGGAGAAAGGGTGTCCTCCTCGGCTCCTTCTGTCTTTGACTTCCAAATCCTTATGCTGAGGTTCATGGAACCCAGAGCTCCACAGATTGTTGGTGAATAGAATCCAGGTTCACAGGGAGATATTTTGATGCTCTGATCATGGCAACAATAACAGCATAATTATTATGAGCCAAACCAGGATGAAATACACCTGGTCTTCTGTCACCTGTTTTCATCTCTTGCTACTCTGTCCCGTGTTTACTCCCCTCTAGTCAGACATCCTCTCATCTCAAATCTACCCATCCTTTCAGATCTATG
This genomic interval carries:
- the LOC131748732 gene encoding protein Abitram-like, which produces MEMHRDNISKEKLQMREGTLSTVPELLSTTVTFYHALLRFNWCITWFGGIVHNSKESGDWLSEWHRWVEPAEPGEQRACAQRVSRATGQKDTFLRGKGRKSTGPQGAGFAAPEVAMATEPKTPEAALAAEPAVPLLVDPYFTGGYKADVKGKPCEDHCILQHCNRVRAELMEVNESILHKPSILQEKPSTESYTAVVLPKFEETKSITEGLLTQKQNEEVVLKSINATAATS